Proteins encoded by one window of Pelmatolapia mariae isolate MD_Pm_ZW linkage group LG14, Pm_UMD_F_2, whole genome shotgun sequence:
- the egln2 gene encoding egl nine homolog 1 produces MESLEQTDLVNPARGSVAVSDSQDRGANSRQFVSGPTEIHHTHRTDMGLNGLCAAPVGSPTAAELLADLASQTDSPGITTPTKQCKTGVPLYSGGVVSPSATVEGNHSGVLAQTPNGYPAQVTGVEGQTEGPGYPLTSRACLMENGDWTAHEKHPSVTRRLNGDLKTRQAQQQKKRCGENREIGPETVNSQSVGSPGPGGSVDPVFASGDSDCKRRRLVDGGVASKSTETSRVARAVAPLSVAVNCGNSSHSNQLASLTHAAPNNQHSGHSKVASSGLSAAPGVHAARNPPLPAGTGWSAERIAKQYIVPCMRYYGICVKDNFLGSQLGDRVLEEVETLNQSGKFRGGQLVSQKTIPSLNIRGDQIAWVEGKEPGCENIGVLMAHIDEAVMYSSANGQLGNCVINGRTKAMVACYPGNGAGYVRHIDNPNGDGRCITCIYYLNKNWDAKKQGGLLQIYPEGKNVVAKVEPLFDRLLIFWSDRRNPHEVRPAYSTRYAITVWYFDAKERAEAKEKYRLATGQKGVQVPVTQNSRT; encoded by the exons ATGGAGAGTTTGGAACAGACGGACCTTGTAAACCCAGCCCGCGGATCCGTCGCTGTTTCAGACTCGCAGGACAGAGGAGCGAACAGCAGGCAGTTTGTCAGCGGACCGACAGAGATTCATCACACGCACCGGACGGACATGGGGCTTAATGGCTTATGTGCGGCGCCGGTCGGCAGTCCAACCGCGGCGGAGTTGCTCGCGGATCTAGCCTCTCAGACTGACTCCCCGGGAATCACCACCCCGACGAAGCAATGCAAAACCGGCGTGCCGCTCTACAGCGGCGGGGTGGTGTCGCCTTCTGCAACTGTAGAGGGCAACCACTCAGGCGTTTTGGCTCAGACGCCAAATGGTTACCCTGCCCAAGTAACGGGGGTGGAGGGGCAAACGGAGGGCCCCGGGTACCCCCTCACCAGCAGAGCCTGCCTGATGGAGAACGGGGACTGGACTGCTCATGAGAAGCACCCGTCAGTAACGCGGAGACTCAATGGTGACTTAAAAACCAGACAGGcacaacagcagaaaaagagatgtGGGGAGAATCGGGAGATTGGGCCAGAGACTGTTAACAGCCAGAGCGTGGGGTCACCCGGACCAGGAGGTTCTGTGGACCCAGTATTCGCTTCAGGGGACTCGGACTGTAAGCGGAGAAGGTTGGTAGATGGAGGTGTTGCAAGCAAATCCACAGAAACCAGCAGAGTGGCTCGAGCAGTCGCCCCTCTCTCAGTTGCTGTCAACTGTGGCAACAGTTCCCATTCCAACCAGTTGGCTTCCTTAACCCACGCTGCCCCTAATAATCAGCACAGTGGGCACAGTAAGGTGGCTTCTTCAGGCCTTTCAGCTGCACCCGGGGTACATGCTGCCCGTAACCCACCACTTCCTGCAGGGACTGGCTGGTCAGCAGAGCGCATAGCCAAGCAGTACATCGTCCCTTGCATGAGGTATTATGGGATTTGTGTAAAGGACAACTTCCTGGGCTCCCAGCTGGGCGACAGAGTCCTAGAAGAGGTGGAGACTCTAAATCAGAGTGGGAAGTTTCGCGGTGGGCAGCTGGTGAGCCAGAAGACCATTCCCTCCCTTAACATCAGGGGCGACCAGATCGCCTGGGTGGAGGGGAAAGAGCCCGGGTGCGAGAACATTGGAGTGCTGATGGCTCACATAGATGAGGCCGTCATGTACAGCTCTGCCAATGGACAGCTGGGGAACTGTGTCATCAACGGACGCACTAAG gcCATGGTTGCCTGTTACCCAGGTAACGGGGCAGGGTACGTGCGCCACATTGACAACCCTAACGGTGATGGACGGTGCATCACCTGTATCTACTATCTTAACAAGAACTGGGATGCCAAG AAACAAGGCGGGTTGCTGCAGATCTATCCTGAAGGCAAAAATGTGGTAGCCAAAGTTGAACCTCTCTTCGACCGGCTGCTCATCTTCTGGTCTGACCGCAGGAACCCACATGAAGTTAGGCCAGCCTACTCAACTCG CTAtgccatcacagtctggtactTTGATGCCAAAGAGAGAGCAGAGGCTAAAGAGAAATACCGATTGG CAACAGGACAGAAAGGTGTTCAAGTGCCTGTCACTCAAAACAGCAGGACATAA